Proteins encoded by one window of Desulforegula conservatrix Mb1Pa:
- a CDS encoding integrase core domain-containing protein — MSEARHKIGDYLRFYNTKRPHQSFKNNTPDKTYFEGLEIPIAA; from the coding sequence ATGTCAGAAGCGAGACACAAAATTGGCGATTATCTGAGGTTCTACAACACAAAAAGGCCTCACCAGAGCTTTAAGAATAATACGCCTGATAAAACATATTTTGAAGGTCTGGAAATTCCAATCGCCGCTTGA